The following are from one region of the Paenibacillus sp. JZ16 genome:
- the cysT gene encoding sulfate ABC transporter permease subunit CysT, translated as MAVLRVQKQGRNHRRVLPGFGIGMGLTVLYMSLVVLVPLSALLLNQTGLTWEKFWSVATDPRVLTSYRVSLTTAALAAFADTILGLLLAWVLVRYDFPGKKLWDALIDLPFALPTAVAGVALTAIYSANGWIGSLLEPLGIKAAFSPLGITLALMFIGIPFVVRTVQPVLEDAERDTEEAAATLGAGRWRTFSTIILPTLIPPLLTGFALAFARGIGEYGSVVFISGNMPMKTEIAPLLIMTKLEQFDYAGATAVALILLLISFALLLGINILQHWTRKTAR; from the coding sequence ATGGCTGTACTCCGCGTACAGAAGCAAGGCAGAAATCATCGCAGGGTGCTCCCTGGTTTTGGAATCGGCATGGGACTGACCGTTCTTTATATGAGTTTGGTTGTGCTCGTCCCGCTGTCCGCGCTGCTGCTCAATCAAACCGGACTAACCTGGGAGAAGTTTTGGTCGGTTGCAACCGATCCGAGGGTGCTGACCTCCTACCGGGTTAGTCTGACGACAGCGGCGCTGGCCGCATTCGCGGATACGATATTGGGGTTGCTGCTGGCTTGGGTGCTGGTGCGGTATGATTTCCCCGGTAAAAAATTGTGGGATGCGCTGATCGATTTGCCATTCGCCCTGCCAACGGCCGTGGCGGGGGTGGCTCTAACCGCGATCTATTCCGCTAATGGCTGGATCGGATCGCTGCTGGAGCCGCTAGGGATCAAGGCGGCATTCTCTCCTTTGGGCATTACGCTGGCTCTTATGTTCATCGGCATACCGTTTGTTGTGCGGACGGTCCAGCCGGTGCTGGAGGATGCGGAGCGGGATACGGAAGAGGCGGCTGCTACGCTGGGGGCAGGCCGATGGCGAACGTTTAGCACCATCATTCTGCCAACCCTGATTCCGCCGCTGTTGACCGGATTTGCGCTTGCTTTTGCCCGGGGGATCGGAGAATACGGCTCCGTGGTTTTCATATCGGGGAATATGCCGATGAAGACGGAGATTGCGCCGCTGCTGATCATGACAAAGCTGGAGCAATTTGATTATGCCGGCGCGACGGCGGTTGCCTTGATCTTGCTGCTCATCTCTTTTGCGCTGCTGCTCGGCATCAATATTTTACAACATTGGACGCGGAAAACCGCGCGTTAA
- the cysW gene encoding sulfate ABC transporter permease subunit CysW — protein MAGTVPAAVPAAKRNSPSSPAAAEKPWVKWTFISLAGLVLLWLIVLPLITVMSEALKKGWDVYIAALSDPDALSALQLTLLVAAIAVPLNSMFGVIAAWTITKFRFKGKNLLITLLDLPFAVSPVIGGLIFVLIFGRQGWFGPWLESQDIKIIFAVPGIVLATLFVTFPFVAKELIPLMEDQGTKEEEAAVTLGAKGWQIFWRVTLPNIKWGLLYGIILCNARAMGEFGAVSVVSGHIRGETNTLPLHVEILYNEYQFSASFAVASLLLLLAVVTLLLKNWFTRKNDH, from the coding sequence ATGGCTGGAACTGTACCCGCTGCCGTTCCCGCAGCGAAACGAAATTCGCCGTCCTCTCCGGCTGCAGCGGAGAAGCCGTGGGTGAAATGGACATTCATAAGTTTGGCTGGGCTTGTGCTGTTGTGGCTTATTGTGCTGCCTCTCATTACGGTGATGTCCGAAGCGCTTAAGAAGGGATGGGACGTCTATATAGCAGCCTTATCCGATCCAGATGCACTATCCGCGCTTCAGCTGACTTTACTGGTAGCGGCCATTGCGGTACCGCTGAATTCGATGTTCGGTGTCATCGCGGCATGGACCATAACGAAGTTCCGTTTTAAAGGGAAAAATCTGTTGATTACGCTGCTGGATCTGCCGTTTGCGGTATCGCCGGTGATCGGCGGGTTAATCTTCGTGCTGATCTTCGGTCGGCAGGGCTGGTTCGGCCCTTGGCTTGAAAGTCAGGATATCAAGATTATTTTTGCCGTGCCCGGCATTGTTCTGGCTACATTGTTTGTCACGTTTCCCTTTGTGGCAAAGGAACTGATCCCGCTGATGGAAGACCAAGGGACGAAGGAAGAGGAAGCGGCAGTAACGCTGGGCGCCAAGGGCTGGCAAATATTCTGGAGGGTTACCCTGCCCAATATCAAGTGGGGGCTATTGTACGGCATCATTCTGTGCAACGCCAGAGCCATGGGCGAGTTTGGGGCCGTGTCCGTTGTATCCGGTCATATCCGCGGTGAGACGAATACGCTGCCCCTTCACGTGGAAATTTTGTACAACGAGTATCAGTTTTCGGCATCGTTTGCGGTGGCCTCATTATTGTTGTTATTAGCGGTCGTAACCCTGCTGCTGAAAAATTGGTTTACGCGAAAAAATGACCATTGA
- a CDS encoding YezD family protein: protein MAKPLKVDEMWLERIASLLNDMEFGSLQIVVHEGQIVQMERTERKRFENTASGAVKTSRASGQQRRTSAR, encoded by the coding sequence ATGGCTAAACCTTTAAAAGTGGATGAAATGTGGCTCGAACGCATAGCAAGCCTGCTGAACGACATGGAATTCGGTTCGCTGCAAATCGTAGTGCATGAGGGTCAGATCGTTCAGATGGAACGAACGGAGCGCAAGCGTTTCGAGAATACGGCCTCCGGAGCGGTCAAGACGTCCCGGGCATCCGGCCAACAACGAAGAACGAGCGCAAGATGA